One part of the Candidatus Schekmanbacteria bacterium RIFCSPLOWO2_02_FULL_38_14 genome encodes these proteins:
- a CDS encoding aldo/keto reductase encodes MRYKTLSKSDLKVSVIGLGTWVMGGENWGKADDAKSIATIHKAIDSGINLIDTAPAYGNGHAEEIVGKAIRGKRSQLIIATKCGIDRRSGFAFNLKPEFIRMEIENSLKRLNIDAIDLYQCHWPDPSTPVEDSMNELLKMQSQGKIRYIGVSNFDVPLLEKAMETTPLVSVQPHYSLLERDIEKNLLPFCREKNIGVLTYGSIGGGILTGKYKKPQSFGGMDARNFFYAFFKEPYWSKTQNLISEMKEIAEKHRKPLAHIAINWVTQQSGITSALVGARTPEQIEINAGAGEWELSQEELQQIQDSHNRIFGIQ; translated from the coding sequence ATGCGTTACAAAACACTTAGTAAAAGCGACCTCAAAGTCTCAGTCATTGGCTTGGGAACATGGGTAATGGGTGGAGAAAACTGGGGCAAGGCTGATGATGCAAAATCCATTGCCACTATCCACAAAGCCATTGACTCAGGAATTAATCTCATTGACACAGCCCCTGCTTATGGGAACGGCCATGCAGAAGAGATTGTTGGAAAAGCTATCAGGGGAAAACGCTCACAGCTAATCATTGCCACAAAATGCGGGATAGACAGGAGAAGCGGTTTTGCCTTCAATTTAAAACCTGAGTTTATCAGAATGGAAATTGAAAATTCCCTGAAACGCCTGAACATAGATGCGATTGACCTCTACCAGTGCCACTGGCCTGACCCGTCAACCCCTGTTGAAGATTCAATGAATGAGCTTCTGAAAATGCAGTCTCAGGGAAAAATCCGCTACATAGGAGTTTCTAACTTTGATGTTCCGCTCCTTGAAAAAGCCATGGAAACAACCCCTCTTGTAAGCGTGCAGCCCCATTATTCCCTGCTTGAAAGAGACATCGAAAAGAACCTTTTACCATTTTGCAGAGAAAAAAATATTGGAGTTCTAACCTATGGCTCAATAGGAGGAGGAATACTTACAGGCAAATATAAAAAACCTCAGAGCTTTGGCGGGATGGACGCACGAAACTTTTTCTATGCCTTCTTTAAAGAACCTTACTGGAGTAAAACCCAGAATCTGATTTCAGAGATGAAAGAAATTGCTGAAAAACACAGGAAACCTCTTGCTCACATAGCAATAAACTGGGTAACACAGCAATCTGGAATTACAAGTGCCCTTGTTGGTGCCCGCACACCTGAACAGATTGAAATCAATGCAGGTGCAGGAGAGTGGGAACTGTCTCAAGAAGAACTCCAGCAGATTCAGGATTCTCATAACCGTATCTTTGGCATTCAATAA